One genomic segment of Tursiops truncatus isolate mTurTru1 chromosome 11, mTurTru1.mat.Y, whole genome shotgun sequence includes these proteins:
- the SPMIP11 gene encoding sperm microtubule inner protein 11 isoform X2, translated as MKLQGVGVWSPRQRSPFVYEDKDQKEPEPTRLPPITSEDGNHSVHQNSHTRYQEAVRKVLLKTFPNQVFRVPLTDAQNFSFWRSHNPGVRPEDTMPWIRSPRHCLIRSPMTRFIDHSILNDRNFSLY; from the exons ATGAAACTCCAGGGAGTTGGAGTGTGGAGCCCCAGACAAAGGAGCCCCTTTGTCTATGAAGACAAAG ACCAGAAAGAACCAGAGCCCACTAGGCTTCCCCCTATTACCTCAGAAGATGGGAATCATTCCGTGCACCAGAATAGCCACACAAGGTACCAGGAAGCTGTACGGAAGGTGTTGTTAAAGACAT TCCCCAATCAGGTCTTCAGAGTCCCCCTGACTGATGCTCAGAACTTCAGCTTCTGGCGGTCCCACAATCCAGGAGTGCGCCCAGAGGACACCATGCCATGGATCCGGAGCCCCCGCCACTGCCTCATCAGAAGCCCAATGACCAG GTTTATAGATCACTCTATTCTCAATGACAGAAACTTCAGTCTATATTGA